A genomic window from Sphingobacterium sp. BN32 includes:
- a CDS encoding C40 family peptidase, with protein sequence MKVNFAVLFLLLGALLFSSCGAKKKSASGPLVGGGRPSKNAPISDASDARGMEYSKDKLENYAALLGVKQKELDNKSLYYVIDEWMGTPHRMGGLDKRGVDCSGFVGMLYRKAYGKDLPRSSRDMAEVIKRKYDRQLKEGDLVFFSFGGRNIDHVGIYLHNDKFVHVSTRKGVIISSLKDAWYSKYFTRCGTPTI encoded by the coding sequence ATGAAAGTTAATTTTGCCGTACTGTTTTTATTATTAGGTGCTTTACTGTTCAGTTCATGTGGTGCTAAGAAGAAGTCCGCCAGCGGGCCATTGGTCGGAGGGGGGCGCCCGAGTAAGAATGCGCCGATCAGTGATGCGAGTGATGCTCGTGGGATGGAATACTCCAAGGATAAGTTGGAGAATTATGCTGCACTTTTAGGGGTCAAACAAAAAGAACTCGATAATAAAAGTCTGTATTACGTAATTGACGAGTGGATGGGTACACCACATCGAATGGGAGGCTTGGACAAGCGCGGTGTGGATTGCTCTGGGTTTGTAGGGATGTTGTATCGCAAAGCATATGGGAAGGATTTGCCACGCAGCTCACGCGATATGGCAGAGGTTATCAAACGTAAATATGACAGGCAGCTAAAGGAGGGCGATTTGGTGTTTTTCTCTTTCGGCGGTCGCAATATAGACCATGTGGGAATCTATTTGCATAACGATAAGTTTGTGCATGTATCGACCAGAAAAGGCGTTATCATCTCCAGTTTGAAAGACGCATGGTACTCGAAATATTTCACGCGTTGCGGCACACCAACGATTTAA
- a CDS encoding MIP family channel protein gives METKISSKFIAELIGTFGLVLFGCGAAAIAGGDTLAQTSGLGLLGISLAFGFSVVVFAYAIGGISGCHINPAVTIGVLVSGRMSFKDAIVYIIAQLIGALIGAFVLKTVLSGQLAGFTAGEWAFGSNGWGKGYQNEYNMTAAFITETVLTAVFLFVILATTSKVGNGTMAGLAIGFTLVLIHLFAIPITGTSVNPARSFGPALLAGGQALSQLWLFFAAPILGAIIGAMLWKVTYAEPKEA, from the coding sequence ATGGAAACAAAAATCTCTTCGAAATTCATTGCTGAGCTGATTGGGACTTTCGGTTTAGTATTATTTGGATGTGGTGCCGCAGCGATCGCTGGTGGCGACACACTGGCACAAACATCTGGGTTAGGCTTATTGGGGATCTCGTTAGCTTTCGGGTTCTCGGTTGTTGTTTTTGCGTATGCGATTGGTGGTATTTCTGGCTGCCATATTAATCCAGCCGTAACAATCGGGGTGCTGGTATCCGGCCGCATGTCATTCAAAGACGCAATTGTTTACATTATCGCACAATTAATAGGAGCGTTAATTGGAGCCTTTGTATTAAAGACTGTTCTTTCCGGACAACTTGCAGGTTTTACTGCTGGCGAATGGGCCTTTGGATCAAACGGATGGGGTAAAGGATATCAGAATGAATACAATATGACCGCTGCATTTATCACAGAGACTGTATTGACCGCTGTATTCCTATTTGTTATTTTGGCGACCACCTCAAAAGTGGGTAATGGAACAATGGCTGGTCTAGCGATTGGTTTCACATTAGTTTTAATCCACCTTTTCGCAATTCCAATCACCGGAACATCGGTAAATCCTGCGCGTAGCTTTGGTCCAGCATTGTTGGCTGGGGGGCAAGCGCTATCGCAACTCTGGTTGTTTTTTGCCGCTCCAATCTTAGGAGCAATTATTGGTGCTATGCTTTGGAAAGTTACTTACGCGGAACCTAAAGAAGCATAA
- a CDS encoding DNA polymerase III subunit gamma/tau: protein MDNFIVSARKYRPVTFDSVVGQQHITGTLKNAIRNNQLAQAFLFCGPRGVGKTTCARILAKTINCEQITAENEACGECDSCKSFQNGNSFSIHELDAASNNSVDDIRSLIDQVRIPPQTGKYKIYIIDEVHMLSQQAFNAFLKTLEEPPSYAIFILATTEKHKILPTILSRCQIFDFNRIKVEDMANHLASIAAKEGISFESDGLHVIAQKADGGLRDALSMFDQIVSFSNKQLTYKAVIDNLNILDYDYYFQLLDAIYKQDAANALLVFDSILNKGFDGGHFISGLSSHIRNLLVTKDPSTLKLLEVSENVKKRYLEQAQQLSSGLLLSALNIANQCEINYRTSKNQRLQVELALLKMCHIASAIALAQNGIPAQAEVKKKLPESGIAAAPQTASSANNSSQFTSPVAKQIENSATTTATPNTAPAKAAVTSPVVDAATTKANETAAKPAFKGWGNFKPANSLPNLNTIFDEKKTSDSEGPELVEGSEYLEVTQNAFLSKWNIFAEKLKADNKITLFTIMTASTPTLNGVTIEVEVENAVQSDQLKLGKIDILNFLRVELRNFALDLNVSMVEKTKDRKPYTAQEKYQAMVAKNPLLEELRKTFDLGLS, encoded by the coding sequence ATGGATAATTTTATTGTTTCTGCACGAAAATACAGGCCGGTTACTTTCGACTCGGTAGTAGGTCAGCAACACATTACCGGAACTCTTAAAAATGCGATTCGCAACAATCAATTGGCGCAGGCATTTTTGTTTTGTGGACCGCGTGGTGTGGGTAAAACGACTTGCGCACGTATTTTGGCAAAAACAATAAATTGTGAACAGATTACAGCAGAGAACGAAGCCTGTGGCGAATGTGATAGCTGTAAATCCTTTCAGAATGGCAATTCCTTTAGTATTCACGAACTGGATGCGGCCTCGAACAACTCGGTAGATGATATACGATCGTTAATTGATCAAGTTCGTATCCCACCTCAGACTGGTAAGTATAAAATCTATATCATCGATGAGGTGCACATGCTATCGCAACAAGCTTTCAATGCATTCTTAAAGACGCTAGAAGAACCACCATCCTATGCTATATTTATTTTAGCAACAACCGAGAAACACAAGATTCTTCCAACCATTCTATCGCGTTGTCAAATCTTCGACTTCAATAGGATTAAGGTGGAGGATATGGCGAACCATTTAGCTTCCATCGCTGCGAAAGAGGGGATAAGTTTCGAGTCAGACGGTCTGCATGTGATTGCCCAAAAAGCCGATGGTGGATTGCGTGATGCCTTATCTATGTTCGACCAAATTGTAAGTTTCTCGAACAAGCAATTGACTTATAAAGCGGTTATCGATAACCTCAATATCCTTGACTACGATTATTACTTCCAATTGCTGGATGCAATTTATAAGCAGGATGCAGCAAATGCTCTATTAGTATTTGATTCCATTTTGAATAAGGGTTTCGATGGCGGACATTTTATATCCGGTCTATCGAGCCATATCAGAAATTTACTTGTGACCAAGGATCCCTCAACATTAAAGTTGTTAGAGGTTAGCGAGAATGTGAAAAAACGCTACTTGGAGCAGGCGCAGCAATTGTCTAGCGGACTACTATTATCCGCATTAAATATTGCGAACCAATGCGAGATAAACTACCGTACCAGCAAGAATCAACGCTTGCAGGTAGAACTGGCCTTGCTGAAGATGTGTCATATTGCGAGTGCTATCGCATTAGCCCAAAACGGTATACCAGCGCAAGCTGAAGTAAAAAAAAAACTCCCTGAGTCTGGGATAGCTGCGGCGCCGCAAACAGCGTCGTCTGCCAATAACTCCAGTCAGTTTACCAGTCCTGTTGCCAAACAGATCGAAAACTCTGCTACAACAACAGCGACACCGAATACAGCTCCTGCTAAGGCAGCAGTTACTAGTCCGGTAGTAGATGCAGCAACAACAAAAGCAAACGAGACGGCTGCCAAGCCAGCGTTCAAGGGCTGGGGGAACTTCAAACCTGCGAATTCTCTACCGAACCTGAATACCATTTTTGACGAAAAGAAAACGAGTGATTCGGAAGGTCCGGAATTGGTTGAAGGTTCTGAATACTTAGAAGTTACCCAGAATGCTTTTCTTTCCAAGTGGAATATCTTCGCCGAGAAATTAAAGGCTGATAACAAGATTACCCTATTTACGATCATGACGGCCAGTACGCCTACCTTGAATGGCGTAACGATCGAGGTGGAAGTTGAAAATGCTGTGCAATCAGATCAACTGAAATTAGGTAAGATCGATATATTAAACTTTCTTCGGGTGGAGCTTCGCAATTTTGCCTTAGACTTGAATGTCTCGATGGTCGAGAAAACGAAAGATCGAAAGCCCTACACTGCGCAGGAGAAATATCAGGCGATGGTTGCCAAGAACCCGCTGCTGGAAGAATTGCGAAAAACCTTTGATTTAGGACTAAGTTAA
- the rlmB gene encoding 23S rRNA (guanosine(2251)-2'-O)-methyltransferase RlmB, protein MQQFQRRERPEKRETNQMVFGIRAVMEAIDSGREIESLFVQRGLSGTLFAEFKALIKEHQIAYQQVPIEKLNRITKKNHQGIIAVISPIIYQNIEDLLPVIYEKGETPLLLMLDGVTDVRNMGAIARTAECAGVHAIIVPKKGSAEINPDAIKTSAGALFKIPVCRQDSLSKTAKFLIDSGVQLVVSTEKTKESIYDVDYTGPSCVIMGAEDVGVSDDLIRISDKLAKIPMFGEIGSLNVSVSAAVVIYEAIRQRNID, encoded by the coding sequence ATGCAACAATTTCAACGCAGGGAAAGACCCGAAAAGAGAGAGACTAACCAAATGGTATTCGGTATTCGTGCCGTTATGGAAGCTATCGATAGTGGACGAGAAATCGAATCCTTGTTTGTTCAACGTGGTTTATCCGGTACTTTGTTTGCAGAATTTAAGGCGCTGATTAAAGAGCATCAAATTGCTTATCAACAGGTTCCTATTGAAAAATTGAACCGTATTACAAAAAAGAATCACCAGGGGATCATCGCTGTGATCTCTCCAATCATTTATCAGAATATTGAGGATTTACTTCCAGTCATTTATGAAAAAGGGGAGACGCCATTGTTGTTGATGTTAGATGGTGTTACCGATGTTCGGAATATGGGGGCTATTGCTCGTACAGCAGAATGTGCCGGTGTACACGCGATCATTGTCCCGAAAAAAGGTTCAGCGGAAATCAACCCCGATGCTATCAAAACCTCAGCAGGAGCGTTGTTTAAGATCCCTGTTTGTCGTCAAGATTCATTGAGCAAGACGGCTAAATTTTTGATTGATTCTGGCGTTCAACTTGTTGTCAGTACAGAGAAGACGAAAGAATCGATCTATGATGTGGATTATACAGGTCCTTCCTGTGTTATCATGGGGGCTGAAGATGTTGGTGTGTCGGATGATCTTATCCGTATCTCTGATAAATTGGCTAAGATACCGATGTTCGGTGAGATTGGTTCATTGAATGTATCCGTATCGGCTGCGGTGGTTATCTACGAGGCAATTCGCCAACGTAATATTGATTAA
- a CDS encoding HPP family protein: protein MYKETLVDVREHFWSFVGAFIGIGIIAYLQSLQLPALENIFLIGSFGASAVLVYGAIQSPLAQPRNLIGGHVVSALVGVTVGKLLPDVIWLTAPLAVAFSIVFMQITKTLHPPGGATALIAVSSGTKIASMGYMYVLSPVFSGAMILFLVALLFNNVTKKRHYPVKASRLRKSRRIQLSKRFKGNP, encoded by the coding sequence ATGTATAAGGAGACTCTGGTGGATGTGCGAGAGCATTTCTGGTCTTTTGTTGGGGCGTTTATTGGCATTGGCATCATTGCCTATCTGCAGTCCTTGCAACTTCCTGCGCTAGAAAATATTTTTCTGATAGGTTCTTTTGGTGCTTCGGCGGTTCTGGTCTACGGTGCTATTCAAAGTCCTTTAGCACAGCCAAGAAACTTAATTGGAGGGCATGTAGTCTCCGCATTGGTAGGCGTGACGGTCGGGAAGTTGCTTCCCGATGTGATTTGGCTAACCGCACCATTAGCTGTTGCTTTCTCCATTGTTTTTATGCAGATAACCAAAACGCTGCACCCTCCGGGAGGAGCTACCGCATTGATTGCCGTTAGCTCAGGAACAAAGATCGCTAGCATGGGCTATATGTACGTGTTGTCGCCCGTGTTCAGCGGCGCCATGATCTTATTCTTAGTCGCCCTTCTGTTTAACAACGTCACCAAGAAGCGACACTATCCAGTTAAAGCCTCTAGATTACGTAAATCCCGACGCATTCAATTAAGCAAGAGATTTAAAGGGAATCCTTAA
- a CDS encoding amino acid permease: protein MWYKKSISKLISEAEQSGEGTLKRTLSSTGLIALGIGAIIGAGLFSLTGIAAADHAGPAVMLSFIIAAVGCAFAGLCYAEFASMIPVAGSAYTYSYATMGEFMAWIIGWDLVLEYALAAATVAVSWSQYFNELLLMVGIHIPPDLLAGPFEGGMINLPAIVIVCLLSLLLMRGTQESSAVNNILVILKVGVVILFIVLGWQFIDPSNHTPFIPANEGEDMVKQGTMSFWDFWGSDYRGHYGWTGVLQAAGVVFFAFIGFDAVSTAAQEAKNPKKDMPIGIIGSLVICTILYVLFSYVMTGLAPYTAFSGDAKPVATAFAKTGYHFLNTAMIVTIIAGYTSVILVMLLGQSRVFYSMSKDGLLPKFFSDLSKRQTPWKTNAVFMVFVSIFAGFVPVSDLGHMVSIGTLFAFTLVCIGILVLRKTNPEIERPFKTPLVPLVPILGILVCVLMMAGLPIESWERLGIWMAIGVAFYFAYGYRNSVLRKEKEANGNKNIE from the coding sequence ATGTGGTATAAAAAATCAATTTCTAAATTAATTTCCGAAGCAGAACAGAGCGGTGAAGGAACATTAAAGAGAACCTTGTCCAGCACGGGATTAATCGCCTTAGGCATTGGCGCAATCATCGGAGCGGGACTTTTTTCTTTAACGGGTATTGCCGCTGCCGATCATGCGGGCCCTGCCGTTATGCTTTCTTTCATTATCGCAGCCGTTGGCTGTGCTTTCGCCGGTTTATGCTACGCTGAGTTTGCATCCATGATTCCTGTAGCAGGGAGTGCCTATACCTATTCCTATGCAACTATGGGCGAGTTTATGGCTTGGATTATCGGATGGGATCTGGTGCTGGAGTATGCATTAGCTGCCGCAACCGTCGCAGTTAGCTGGTCACAATATTTTAATGAGCTTTTACTCATGGTAGGCATACATATCCCCCCTGACTTGCTTGCAGGTCCTTTCGAAGGCGGAATGATCAACCTTCCAGCTATTGTTATTGTCTGTTTACTATCACTCCTATTGATGCGAGGAACGCAAGAATCATCTGCGGTTAACAATATTCTGGTTATTCTAAAAGTAGGCGTTGTTATTTTATTTATTGTATTAGGCTGGCAATTTATTGACCCTTCTAATCATACACCATTTATCCCTGCAAATGAAGGGGAAGATATGGTAAAACAAGGCACTATGAGTTTTTGGGATTTCTGGGGATCCGACTATAGAGGACATTACGGCTGGACAGGCGTTTTACAGGCTGCAGGTGTAGTGTTCTTTGCATTCATCGGTTTTGACGCGGTTAGTACAGCAGCACAAGAAGCTAAAAATCCAAAGAAAGATATGCCAATCGGAATCATTGGTTCATTGGTGATTTGTACCATTTTATACGTGCTTTTCTCCTACGTGATGACCGGCTTAGCACCTTATACGGCTTTCAGTGGCGATGCGAAACCCGTTGCGACTGCATTCGCTAAAACAGGATACCACTTCTTGAATACTGCGATGATCGTGACGATCATTGCCGGATACACATCGGTTATCCTCGTGATGCTATTAGGTCAAAGCCGCGTATTCTATTCGATGAGTAAAGATGGTCTATTACCGAAGTTCTTTTCTGATCTTTCAAAACGCCAAACACCTTGGAAAACAAATGCAGTCTTTATGGTTTTCGTAAGTATATTCGCTGGTTTTGTTCCCGTATCCGATTTAGGCCATATGGTAAGTATCGGGACGCTATTTGCATTTACACTCGTATGTATTGGTATTTTGGTGTTAAGAAAAACGAATCCCGAAATTGAACGTCCATTCAAAACACCATTGGTACCGCTGGTTCCGATCTTAGGAATTTTAGTATGTGTATTGATGATGGCTGGACTTCCTATTGAAAGCTGGGAGCGTCTAGGAATCTGGATGGCAATTGGTGTAGCATTTTACTTTGCTTATGGTTACAGAAATTCTGTACTGAGAAAAGAAAAAGAAGCCAACGGCAACAAAAATATAGAATAA
- a CDS encoding DEAD/DEAH box helicase, translated as MNPFLELGIRHEIVNAITELGFEKPSPIQEKAIPVLLTGNDDFVGLAQTGTGKTAAFGLPLLEQLDFSFNQPQALVLCPTRELCLQIAKDLEKYAKNLDNVHVVAVYGGANIGDQLRQIRRGVQIVVATPGRMLDIIGRNAIDFSQVKYVVLDEADEMLNMGFQEDINNILSETPSDKKTWLFSATMPREVRRIAQNYMTDPVELTVGTKNTGNENIEHQYFLIKAKDKYAAFKRIVDYYPEIFGIVFCRTKIETQEIAEALIKDGYNADSLHGDLSQQQRDKVMKRYRERNLQLLIATDVAARGIDVNDVTHVINYSLPDEVENYTHRSGRTARAGKTGISISLINVKEMSKIRHIEKIIGKSFERKQVPQGTEVCEKQLFALVDKVHNVEVQEDQINAFLPQILESLQDLTKEEVVKRFASLEFNRFLNYYKDAPDLNIEARESSRGDRDRDRDGGGRRTSKGFTRLFINLGSVDEFSRGEMLGFICNNSKISGKSIGKIDLKGVFTFFEVEDGEVNKVFQGFEGVNYNGRGVRIEVSGEGRSDRGSSNGRSRGGRSSDRNSGGGRGDRRDRGRSNGGGGFRDFSGKRRESKSRY; from the coding sequence ATGAACCCATTTTTAGAACTGGGGATCCGTCATGAGATTGTTAATGCCATCACTGAGTTAGGTTTTGAAAAACCTTCTCCCATCCAGGAAAAAGCCATTCCTGTGTTACTGACTGGTAACGACGATTTTGTCGGATTAGCCCAAACAGGTACTGGAAAGACTGCGGCATTTGGTCTTCCTCTATTAGAACAACTAGACTTTTCATTCAATCAACCTCAAGCATTGGTATTGTGTCCTACGCGTGAGCTATGTTTGCAAATCGCAAAAGACCTAGAGAAGTATGCCAAAAATTTAGACAATGTTCACGTAGTTGCCGTTTATGGTGGTGCGAACATTGGCGACCAACTACGTCAGATCCGTCGTGGAGTACAGATCGTAGTAGCAACACCTGGTCGTATGCTTGATATCATCGGACGTAACGCCATCGACTTCTCGCAAGTGAAGTACGTTGTGCTTGACGAAGCTGATGAGATGTTGAACATGGGATTCCAAGAAGACATCAATAATATCCTATCAGAAACTCCATCTGATAAAAAAACCTGGTTATTCTCTGCAACAATGCCTCGTGAGGTACGTCGCATTGCCCAAAACTACATGACCGATCCGGTTGAGTTGACAGTGGGTACAAAGAATACAGGTAATGAAAATATCGAACACCAGTATTTCTTAATCAAAGCAAAAGATAAGTATGCTGCTTTCAAACGTATTGTAGATTACTACCCAGAGATTTTTGGTATTGTTTTCTGTCGTACGAAGATTGAAACACAAGAGATTGCTGAGGCTTTGATTAAAGACGGTTACAACGCCGACTCATTGCACGGTGACCTTTCACAACAACAACGTGATAAGGTGATGAAACGCTATCGCGAGCGCAACTTGCAATTATTGATTGCTACTGACGTTGCAGCACGTGGTATCGACGTAAATGATGTTACGCACGTTATTAACTATTCTCTTCCTGATGAGGTGGAGAACTATACGCACCGTTCAGGTCGTACTGCTCGTGCTGGTAAAACAGGTATCTCGATCTCATTGATCAATGTGAAAGAGATGAGCAAAATTCGTCACATCGAGAAGATCATTGGTAAATCTTTCGAGCGCAAGCAAGTTCCACAAGGAACGGAAGTGTGTGAGAAACAATTGTTCGCTCTTGTTGACAAAGTACACAATGTAGAAGTTCAAGAAGATCAAATTAATGCATTCCTTCCTCAAATCTTAGAAAGTCTACAAGACTTGACAAAAGAAGAAGTAGTGAAAAGATTTGCTTCATTAGAATTCAATAGATTCTTAAACTATTACAAAGATGCTCCAGACTTGAATATCGAAGCGCGTGAATCTTCTAGAGGTGATCGTGATAGAGATAGAGATGGCGGCGGTCGTCGTACTTCTAAAGGTTTCACTCGTTTGTTTATTAACTTAGGTTCAGTAGACGAGTTCAGCCGTGGTGAAATGTTAGGTTTCATTTGTAATAACAGTAAGATCTCTGGAAAATCAATCGGTAAGATTGACCTTAAAGGCGTGTTCACTTTCTTCGAAGTAGAAGATGGCGAGGTTAATAAGGTATTCCAAGGTTTCGAAGGTGTTAATTACAACGGAAGAGGCGTACGTATTGAAGTTTCAGGTGAAGGAAGATCTGACAGAGGATCATCAAACGGTCGTAGCCGTGGCGGTAGATCTTCAGACAGAAACTCTGGAGGCGGACGTGGAGATAGAAGAGATCGTGGTAGATCGAATGGCGGAGGTGGTTTCCGCGACTTCTCTGGAAAACGTAGAGAATCTAAAAGTAGATATTAA
- the nirK gene encoding copper-containing nitrite reductase — MRDSITLFSMLIGFAMFMSSCNDSSETKSVDTSKIPVKGEMVAELTSPPLVPKPVGKRDATKLKVSLEILELEGEMVDGVKYTYWTFGGSVPGQFIRTRVGDEVEFLLKNHPDNKLPHNIDLHAVTGPGGGAESSLVAPGHEVSFSFKCLNPGLYVYHCATAPVGMHVANGMYGLILVEPEGGLPPVDREYYVMQGDFYTEGGYGEKGLQAFDMNKAIREEADYVVFNGNVNALVNENALQAKVGETIRLFVGNGGPNLVSSFHVIGEIFDKVHVEGGDLINKNIQTTLIPAGGSAIVEFKVDVPGTLVLVDHSIFRAFNKGALGMLKVEGEENHQIYSGKIMDGVYLPEGGTIQQMPKKKKEDVVVNKTPAQSIADGKAIFSRTCVACHQSEGQGIKAVFPPLAKSDFLNKNKDKAIDAVLFGLKGEITVNGEKYNSVMPSQSLSDQEVADVMNYVYNNWGNDKTIITAAEIKKRRGN; from the coding sequence ATGAGAGATTCTATTACATTATTTAGTATGCTGATCGGGTTTGCAATGTTCATGTCGAGTTGTAATGATTCATCGGAAACGAAATCAGTTGATACCAGCAAAATCCCTGTAAAAGGTGAAATGGTTGCTGAATTAACCTCTCCACCTTTGGTTCCAAAACCAGTGGGTAAACGTGATGCCACAAAATTAAAGGTGAGTTTGGAAATTTTGGAGTTGGAAGGCGAAATGGTTGATGGGGTGAAATATACCTATTGGACGTTTGGTGGGTCGGTACCAGGTCAGTTTATCAGAACCAGAGTGGGGGATGAGGTGGAATTCTTATTAAAGAATCACCCAGATAATAAATTGCCTCACAACATCGACTTACATGCTGTAACGGGGCCCGGTGGTGGCGCAGAGTCCTCCTTGGTTGCTCCAGGGCATGAAGTGTCGTTCTCCTTTAAATGTCTTAACCCCGGACTTTATGTATATCACTGTGCAACTGCTCCGGTGGGGATGCACGTTGCTAACGGAATGTACGGGTTAATATTGGTTGAGCCGGAAGGTGGATTGCCACCGGTGGATAGGGAATATTATGTAATGCAAGGTGACTTCTACACCGAAGGTGGTTATGGAGAAAAAGGATTGCAAGCATTTGATATGAATAAAGCGATCAGGGAAGAGGCTGACTATGTGGTTTTTAATGGGAATGTAAATGCATTGGTCAATGAAAATGCACTGCAAGCGAAAGTTGGAGAAACCATCCGCCTGTTCGTGGGAAATGGTGGTCCAAACCTGGTGTCTTCTTTCCACGTTATTGGGGAAATTTTTGACAAAGTACATGTTGAAGGTGGTGATTTGATTAACAAGAATATCCAAACAACATTGATTCCTGCCGGTGGATCTGCCATTGTTGAATTTAAGGTGGATGTGCCAGGAACGCTGGTTCTAGTTGACCATTCTATCTTTAGAGCCTTTAATAAAGGTGCATTGGGTATGCTTAAGGTAGAAGGGGAAGAAAATCATCAGATCTATTCTGGAAAGATTATGGACGGTGTTTACCTTCCTGAAGGTGGTACCATTCAACAAATGCCTAAAAAGAAAAAAGAAGATGTTGTCGTAAATAAAACTCCAGCGCAATCAATCGCAGATGGTAAGGCAATTTTTTCCAGAACTTGTGTTGCGTGTCACCAAAGTGAAGGTCAGGGAATTAAAGCGGTTTTCCCTCCATTGGCAAAATCGGATTTCTTAAACAAAAATAAAGATAAAGCGATAGACGCGGTTTTATTCGGTCTAAAAGGCGAAATTACTGTTAATGGCG